The following are encoded together in the Anoplopoma fimbria isolate UVic2021 breed Golden Eagle Sablefish chromosome 9, Afim_UVic_2022, whole genome shotgun sequence genome:
- the LOC129096226 gene encoding dynactin subunit 6-like has protein sequence MRTAMRQQGHPIDNRVIHPCASLLIPSVTMADKQKSVKIAAGAVVCVESEIRGDVTIGPRTVVHPKARIIAEAGPIVIGEGNLIEEQALIINGYPENITPESEVEPKTMTIGMNNVFEVGCVSQALKIGDNNMIESKADVGRNVILTSGCIIGAFCQVNTCEVIPENTVIYGSGCMRRVQTERPQPQTLQLDFLMKILPNYHHLKKTVKAGHIAS, from the exons ATGCGCACTGCGATGCGACAGCAAGGACACCCAATCGATAACCGAGTGATTCATCCGTGCGCCTCCCTTCTGATTCCATCCGTCACAATGGCTGATAAACAGAAAAG TGTCAAAATAGCAGCTGGAGCCGTAGTGTGTGTCGAAAGTGAAATCAGAGGAGATGTCACCATAG GCCCCAGGACAGTAGTCCACCCAAAAGCTCGCATCATCGCAGAGGCAGGACCCATCGTGATTGGAGAGGGCAATCTGATCGAGGAGCAAGCTCTGATCATTAACGG TTACCCAGAAAACATCACACCAGAGTCCGAGGTGGAACCAAAGACGATGACCATTGGCATGAACAATGTGTTTGAAGTTGGCTGTG TATCACAAGCCCTGAAGATTGGTGACAACAACATGATTGAATCCAAAG CTGACGTTGGCAGGAATGTGATCCTCACCAGTGGCTGTATCATCGGAGCCTTCTGTCAGGTCAACACGTGTGAGGTCATACCTGAGAACACGGTCATCTACGGCTCTGGATGTATGAGGCGGGTCCAGACGGAGAGACCGCAG CCCCAAACTCTTCAGCTCGACTTTCTGATGAAGATTTTGCCAAACTACCACCATCTGAAGAAAACAGTTAAAGCCGGACACATTGCCAGCTAG
- the smim18 gene encoding small integral membrane protein 18, whose protein sequence is MANSTAAIHPSNLPWHPEAIPLPRVSLQVQEVYPFHDGWNVACFIILLLFILTVVSLAALAVLYELLDCGCCAKGKTHHQLQEEGQGGCGKLMTSICKEPESHTEVV, encoded by the coding sequence ATGGCCAACAGCACTGCCGCCATACACCCGAGCAATCTCCCATGGCACCCGGAGGCGATCCCTCTCCCCCGCGTCTCCCTGCAGGTCCAGGAGGTCTACCCTTTCCACGACGGCTGGAACGTGGCCTgcttcatcatcctgctgctcttcatcctcaccGTCGTGTCTCTGGCCGCCCTGGCCGTGCTCTATGAGCTGCTGGACTGCGGGTGCTGCGCCAAAGGGAAGACACACCACCAGCTACAGGAGGAGGGACAGGGAGGCTGCGGCAAGCTCATGACCAGCATTTGCAAGGAGCCCGAATCCCACACTGAGGTGGTGTAG
- the gtf2e2 gene encoding transcription initiation factor IIE subunit beta produces the protein MDPALLRERELFKKRALSNPAVERRQAASDSHKKKKPKVDKEGSSGSKHGAESSNGNINIKTSSGYKFGCLAKIVNYMKTRHQNGDTHHLTLEEILDETKLLDISMKQKQWLMTEALVNNPKIDVRDGTYGFKPKYNLKDKKALLRLLDKHDQLGLGGVLLDDVEEGLPNSAKAIKALGDQIIFVTKPDKKKILFYNDKHCQFTVDEEFQKLWRSVPVDSIDDEKIDEYLKKQGISSMQETGPKKVLPILKRKKQGQRKRHFKTHNNHLAGVLQDYSEGVPVKK, from the exons ATGGATCCAGCTTTACTGAGGGAGCGGGAGCTGTTCAAGAAACGGGCGCTGTCCAATCCGGCTGTAGAGAGGAGACAGGCTGCCTCCGACTCgcacaagaagaagaagcccaAAGTTGACAAGGAGGGCTCCTCTGGTTCCAAACACGGCGCCG aGTCCAGTAATGGCAACATTAACATCAAGACGAGCTCTGGGTACAAGTTTGGCTGCCTCGCCAAGATAGTCAATTACATGAAG aCACGGCATCAGAATGGCGATACACACCACCTGACCCTGGAGGAGATCCTGGATGAGACCAAACTTCTCGACATCAGcatgaaacagaaacagtggCTCATGACCGAG GCCTTGGTCAACAACCCCAAAATCGACGTCCGCGACGGGACGTACGGCTTCAAGCCCAAATACAACCTGAAGGACAAGAAAGCCCTCCTGAGGCTGCTGGACAAACACGACCAGCTGGGCCTGGGAGGAGTGCTGCTGGACGACGTGGAGGAGGGGCTGCCCAATTCAGCCAAGGCCATCAAG GCTTTAGGGGATCAGATCATCTTTGTCACAAAACCAGATAAGAAGAAGATCCTCTTCTACAACGACAAACACTGCCAGTTTACGGTAGACGAAG AATTCCAGAAATTGTGGAGGAGTGTTCCAGTTGATTCCATTGATGACGAGAAGATTGATGAGTACCTGAAGAAACAGGGCATCTCCTCCATGCAAGAAACCGGACCAAAGAAAGTG TTACCAATTCTAAAGAGAAAGAAGCAAGGGCAGAGGAAGAGACACTTCAAGACCCACAACAACCATTTGGCAGGCGTTCTGCAGGATTATTCAGAGGGCGTCCCCGTTAAGAAGTGA